A portion of the Pararge aegeria chromosome 10, ilParAegt1.1, whole genome shotgun sequence genome contains these proteins:
- the LOC120626922 gene encoding xylulose kinase — protein sequence MLEEKRKKTFLGFDFSTQRLKALVIDEDYVVQQEADVEFDVDLPEFRTSGGVIRGEGGEVTAPPLLWVKALDMVMDKLIVEGVDFANVEALSGAAQQHGSVWWSKGAEARLASLSPEEFLHTHMATAFVVDSPVWMDSSTSADCRALEEAVGGAEELARITGSRAYERFTGAQIRKMYRTRRRAYDATERISLVSSFACSLFVGKVAPIDLADGSGMNLLDIHTKQWCAKALKACGDDSLADKLGAPVASASLVGPVADYFVQRYGFRPACKVVAFTGDNCSALAGLRLRAGSVGLSLGTSDTLLLGLRAARAPAAGHVLVAPAGAPYMALLCFANGSLTRQAQRDRVAGRSWRAFDDLLQATVRGNMGIMGIYYDTPEIVPSAAPLRRVVDGAGRALERPAPQFEARALLEGQALARRAHADDTGLALDKSSRVVATGGASVNKALLQIFADVFNTPVYVLDSHANAALLGAAIRAADVWSEHTGIPLAGSEPALSPAAQPYPDAERIYAPMLRRYRDMLRDIPALQ from the exons GACATCAGGCGGTGTCATCCGTGGAGAGGGTGGTGAGGTGACAGCTCCTCCGCTGTTGTGGGTGAAGGCACTTGACATGGTCATGGACAAACTTATTGTGGAGGGTGTAGACTTTGCCAATGTGGAGGCCTTGTCTGGCGCTGCTCAG CAACACGGCTCGGTCTGGTGGTCGAAGGGCGCAGAAGCTAGGCTCGCCAGTCTGTCGCCGGAGGAGTTCCTGCACACGCATATGGCAACGGCTTTCGTCGTGGATTCTCCCGTGTGGATGGATTCCAGCACCTCGGCCGATTGCCGCGCGCTCGAGGAGGCAGTCGGCGGGGCTGAG GAATTAGCAAGAATCACGGGCTCAAGAGCGTACGAGCGTTTTACGGGCGCGCAGATACGGAAAATGTACAGGACGAGACGGCGCGCGTACGACGCGACTGAGCGAATCTCACTGGTGTCTTCGTTTGCGTGCTCTCTGTTCGTGGGCAAGGTGGCGCCCATCGACCTGGCCGACGGCTCCGGGATGAACCTGCTCGACATCCACACCAAGCAGTGGTGTGCCAAGGCTCTGAAG GCGTGCGGCGACGACTCGCTCGCAGACAAGCTGGGCGCGCCGGTGGCCAGTGCGTCGTTGGTGGGGCCGGTGGCGGACTACTTCGTGCAGCGCTACGGGTTCCGGCCCGCCTGCAAAGTGGTCGCCTTCACCGGGGACAACTGCTCCGCGCTCGCCG GGCTGCGCCTGCGCGCCGGCAGCGTGGGGCTGAGCCTGGGCACGAGCGACACGCTGCTGCTGGGGCTGCGAGCGGCGCGCGCGCCGGCGGCGGGCCACGTGCTGGTGGCGCCGGCGGGCGCGCCCTACATGGCGCTGCTGTGCTTCGCCAACGGCTCGCTCACGCGCCAGGCGCAGCGGGACCGCGTGGCCGGCCGCAGCTGGCGAGCCTTCGACGACCTGCTGCAGGCCACCGTGCGCGGCAACATGGGCATCATGG GCATATACTACGACACGCCGGAAATAGTGCCGAGCGCGGCGCCGCTGCGGCGCGTGGTGGACGGCGCCGGGCGCGCGCTGGAGCGGCCGGCGCCGCAGTTCGAGGCGCGCGCGCTGCTGGAGGGCCAGGCCTTGGCGCGCCGCGCGCACGCCGACGACACGGGGCTGGCGCTGG ATAAGTCTTCACGCGTGGTGGCGACGGGCGGCGCGTCCGTCAACAAAGCTCTGCTGCAGATCTTTGCGGACGTGTTCAACACGCCCGTGTACGTGCTG GACTCGCACGCAAACGCCGCGCTACTGGGAGCCGCCATCCGCGCCGCTGACGTGTGGAGCGAGCACACTGGCATTCCACTCGCTG GCTCCGAGCCGGCCTTGTCCCCCGCAGCGCAGCCCTACCCCGACGCGGAGCGCATCTATGCGCCAATGCTGCGCCGCTACCGCGACATGCTACGGGACATACCCGCGCTGCagtaa